The Rubrobacter tropicus nucleotide sequence ATACGTTTCGCAAGTGGATGGTGTTGTGGCATGAGGCTTACGCAGAAGAGCAAGTACGCGGTTAGGGCGCTGGTCGAGCTCGCCGTTAGCGGTCACGAAGGGACCCTGGGCGTGGCGGAGATCGCGCGCCTGCAGCGCATTCCCGAGAGGTTTTTGGAGCAGATACTCTGCGAGCTGCGGAGGGAAGGGCTGCTCGAAAGCCGGCGCGGGGCGCATGGTGGGTACCGGTTCGCGATGCCGCCCGAGGAGATCTCGGTTTTGGACGTCGTGGAGATCCTGGACGGCGCCGTCCGTCCGGCCCGTTGCTCCGCAGGCGGCGTCTGTTACATGTCCGACGCCCCTTTGTGCGTGACGAGCAAGGTCTGGGACGAGGCCAGGGAGGCGTTGGAGTCCGTCTTCGGCCGCTACAGCATAGCCCAGCTCGCCGAGACCGAGCGCGAGAGCCGCGCCGGGCACGAGGCCGCCCACGCGAGTCGATAGCCTGAAGGCCCACCTCAAGGGCCGTACGGACCTTGCCGAATCGACCGTAGAGGTAGGGGAGAGGCGCTACCGCATTACCCACCCTTCGGTCGCCGACGCCCTGATCGACGAGCGGGAGTTCGACGAGGACGACAGGCTCCCGTACTGGGCCGAGATCTGGCCGAGCGCCATAGCCCTG carries:
- a CDS encoding RrF2 family transcriptional regulator → MRLTQKSKYAVRALVELAVSGHEGTLGVAEIARLQRIPERFLEQILCELRREGLLESRRGAHGGYRFAMPPEEISVLDVVEILDGAVRPARCSAGGVCYMSDAPLCVTSKVWDEAREALESVFGRYSIAQLAETERESRAGHEAAHASR